gtaaaCCAAGAACGCCTCGaaacaaacccaaaaaaaagaagaaaaaagtaataACGCCATTCTAATATGCAACCACCCCGTGAGTGAAAAGCAGTAACCGGCCCTATCAATGGGGCTCCAACACAAAGTAACATGCCACGAACCATGCCACAAATCAGAAAACGACACGCCTAACGCTCTCGCGCCCAGCTCATGACGCGACGTGTGCCCTCTTCCGCGGCTGCTCGTCCTCTCCAGTCTCCGTCTGCTGTTTGTGCTGGTGGAGTCGTTCCGTCTCCCACAAGTGTGCACCAGCCTCGCGGAGGAGCTTGACGCACTCCTCGTTTCCCATCTTCTCGGCCAGGAACAGCGCCGTGTTGTTGCCCCTGTTTCTGAGATGGACGCTGCCTCCCCTGGTGAGTACCTCCCTGAGGACCTCGGCCTTGGGCCCCACGGCTGCCAGATGCACCGCCGTATTCCCCGCGTAGTCCGACGTCTTGAGCAGCGGGTGCGTGCTGTGCTCGTCGCCCTGAAGCATGCGCCGCACCGCCTCGAGGTCCCCGTTGCGGATGGCGTACCCGAGCTCCGTGAACCGCGTCTCGACCGCCGTCAGGTTTCCGCTCGCCACGCCACCGTAGTCCACGCTGCCGGCCGGGTGGGAGAAGGAGGGTACCGACGTTTCGGTCATCTCGCCGCGGAGCGACTGAGCCATCCTGGATGTGATGTCGGCGTAAGAGAGCCCTTCGATGGCCAAGAGGTAGGACAGCTTGGTCAAGGCACCCTCGGTGGTCAGGTCTTGACCAAACACGACACCGGCCCTTCCTAGCGCGGTGCCGGGTGCGTACAGCGGCGAGACAAAGCCGTTGGTGCACTGGCTGACGTTGACTATCACAATCTCCCTTTCCACGGCCGCACGGATGACCTTGGTCAGGCTGCCGTCGACGCCAGAGGGGGCGTTACCCATGCCGAATGTCTCGAGAATCAGGCCCTTGAGCCCCGGGACCCTCAGGACGGAGTCGAGCATCTCTGGCTTGATGCCGGGGAATATCCTCAAGCACGCCACGTGGGCAGTGTCGAGGTAGGTCGTCACCTGGAACCCGGCGATCCTCGTAGGTCGGCGCACGAGCTGCCAGTTGACGTCGAC
This DNA window, taken from Pyricularia oryzae 70-15 chromosome 6, whole genome shotgun sequence, encodes the following:
- a CDS encoding L-asparaginase — its product is MGSPTITPGQTTPSSYPESRVLIIITGGTICMQPSDDGLVPVDSFVERAMAPLPSFNDASPGTELHAYHHGKELLLPSLRTPPSSYSRHIRYCALEFSPLLDSSSISSAGWAEIAQTVKENYHLFDGFVVLHGTDSLAYSASALSFMMADLGKSVILTGSQASIFALQTDAVDNLLGSLIIAGTFVVPEVCLFFHHALYRGNRTTKVSASAFAAFDSPNCPPLAKVTSLGVDVNWQLVRRPTRIAGFQVTTYLDTAHVACLRIFPGIKPEMLDSVLRVPGLKGLILETFGMGNAPSGVDGSLTKVIRAAVEREIVIVNVSQCTNGFVSPLYAPGTALGRAGVVFGQDLTTEGALTKLSYLLAIEGLSYADITSRMAQSLRGEMTETSVPSFSHPAGSVDYGGVASGNLTAVETRFTELGYAIRNGDLEAVRRMLQGDEHSTHPLLKTSDYAGNTAVHLAAVGPKAEVLREVLTRGGSVHLRNRGNNTALFLAEKMGNEECVKLLREAGAHLWETERLHQHKQQTETGEDEQPRKRAHVAS